A section of the Macaca thibetana thibetana isolate TM-01 chromosome 10, ASM2454274v1, whole genome shotgun sequence genome encodes:
- the TRMT2A gene encoding tRNA (uracil-5-)-methyltransferase homolog A isoform X2, protein MSENLDNEGPKPMESCGQESSSAPSCPTASVLPADPAALEEVEKEGAGAATGPGPQPGLYSYIRDDLFTSEIFKLELQNVPRHASFSDVRRFLGRFGLQPHKTKLFGQPPCAFVTFRSAAERDKALRVLHGALWKGRPLSVRLARPKADPMARRKRQEGESEPPATRVADVVTPLWTVPYAEQLERKQLECEQVLQKLAKEIGSTNRALLPWLLEQRHKHNKACCPLEGVRPSPQQTEYRNKCEFLVGVGVDGEDNTVGCRLGKYKGGTCAVAAPFDTVHIPEATKQVVKAFQEFIRSTPYSAYDPETYTGHWKQLTVRTSRRRQAMAIAYFHPQKLSPEELAELKASLAQHFTAGPGRASGVTCLYFVEEGQRKTPSQEGLPLEHMAGDRCIHEDLLGLTFRISPHAFFQVNTPAAEVLYTVIQDWAQLDAGSTVLDVCCGTGTIGLALARKVKRVIGVELCPEAVEDARVNAQDNELSNVEFHCGRAEDLVPALVSRLASQHLVAILDPPRAGLHSKVILAIRRAENIRRLLLCRAPSNRVKGTPFRPVKAVAVDLFPQTPHCEMLILFERVEHPNGTGVLGPHSPPAQPTPGPPDDTQETGAFPLS, encoded by the exons ATGAGTGAGAACCTCGACAACGAG GGCCCAAAGCCCATGGAGAGCTGTGGCCAGGAGAGCAGCAGTGCCCCGAGCTGCCCTACAGCCTCGGTGCTCCCTGCAGACCCGGCAGCcctggaggaggtggagaaagagggCGCTGGAGCAGCTACAGGGCCGGGGCCTCAACCTGGGCTCTACAGCTACATCAGGGATGACTTGTTTACCTCTGAGATCTTCAAACTGGAGCTGCAGAACGTGCCTCGCCACGCCAGCTTCAGCGACGTCCGGCGCTTCCTGGGCCGCTTTGGCCTGCAGCCCCACAAAACCAAACTCTTTGGGCAACCACCCTGCGCCTTTGTGACATTCCGCAGCGCTGCAGAGAGGGACAAGGCCCTGCGCGTTTTGCATGGTGCCCTCTGGAAAGGCCGCCCACTCAGTGTGCGCCTGGCCCGACCCAAGGCCGACCCCATGGCCAGGAGGAAGCGACAGGAGGGTGAGAGTGAGCCACCGGCAACACGAGTGGCCGACGTGGTGACCCCTCTATGGACAGTGCCTTATGCTGAGCAGCTTGAGCGGAAGCAGCTGGAGTGCGAGCAGGTGCTGCAGAAACTCGCCAA GGAAATCGGGAGCACCAACCGTGCCTTGCTGCCCTGGCTGCTTGAGCAGAGGCACAAGCACAACAAGGCCTGCTGCCCACTGGAGGGGGTCAGGCCATCACCCCAGCAG ACTGAGTATCGTAATAAGTGTGAGTTTCTGGTTGGCGTCGGGGTGGATGGGGAGGATAACACCGTGGGCTGTCGGCTCGGCAAGTACAAGGGCGGGACGTGTGCTGTGGCGGCCCCGTTTGACACCGTGCACATCCCCGAAGCCACCAAGCAGGTGGTGAAGGCCTTCCAGGAGTTCATCCG GTCAACTCCATACTCGGCATACGACCCAGAAACATACACCGGCCACTGGAAGCAGCTGACTGTGCGCACCAGCCGCCGCCGTCAGGCCATGGCCATTGCCTACTTCCACCCCCAG AAACTGAGCCCGGAGGAGCTGGCAGAGCTGAAAGCCTCCCTAGCACAGCACTTCACAGCAGGGCCAGGCAGGGCCAGTGGAGTGACCTGCCTCTACTTCGTGGAGGAGGGACAGCG AAAGACTCCCAGCCAGGAGGGCCTGCCCCTGGAGCACATGGCTGGGGACCGGTGCATCCATGAGGACCTGCTAGGGCTGACCTTCCGGATCTCTCCGCACGCCTTCTTCCAG GTGAACACACCCGCAGCTGAGGTGCTCTACACGGTCATTCAGGACTGGGCCCAGCTGGATGCAGGGAGCACGGTGCTGGACGTGTGTTGTGGCACCGGCACCATTGGCCTGGCCCTGGCCCGG AAGGTGAAGAGAGTCATTGGGGTCGAGCTATGCCCAGAGGCCGTGGAGGACGCCCGGGTAAACGCCCAGGACAATG AGTTGAGTAATGTGGAGTTCCACTGCGGGAGGGCCGAGGACCTGGTGCCCGCCCTGGTGAGCAGACTGGCCTCCCAGCACCTTGTGGCCATACTGGACCCACCCCGTGCCGGCTTGC ATTCCAAGGTGATCCTGGCCATCCGCAGAGCCGAGAACATCAGGCGACTGCT CCTCTGCAGAGCCCCATCTAACCGGGTGAAGGGCACCCCCTTCCGGCCAGTCAAGGCCGTGGCAGTGGACCTGTTCCCACAGACCCCGCACTGTGAGATGCTCATCTTGTTCGAGAGGGTGGAGCACCCCAATGGCACAGGGGTCTTGGGGCCCCACAGCCCTCCAGCTCAACCCACACCAGGACCCCCAGATGATACCCAAGAAACTGGGGCCTTCCCCTTATCCTAG
- the TRMT2A gene encoding tRNA (uracil-5-)-methyltransferase homolog A isoform X1 translates to MSENLDNEGPKPMESCGQESSSAPSCPTASVLPADPAALEEVEKEGAGAATGPGPQPGLYSYIRDDLFTSEIFKLELQNVPRHASFSDVRRFLGRFGLQPHKTKLFGQPPCAFVTFRSAAERDKALRVLHGALWKGRPLSVRLARPKADPMARRKRQEGESEPPATRVADVVTPLWTVPYAEQLERKQLECEQVLQKLAKEIGSTNRALLPWLLEQRHKHNKACCPLEGVRPSPQQTEYRNKCEFLVGVGVDGEDNTVGCRLGKYKGGTCAVAAPFDTVHIPEATKQVVKAFQEFIRSTPYSAYDPETYTGHWKQLTVRTSRRRQAMAIAYFHPQKLSPEELAELKASLAQHFTAGPGRASGVTCLYFVEEGQRKTPSQEGLPLEHMAGDRCIHEDLLGLTFRISPHAFFQVNTPAAEVLYTVIQDWAQLDAGSTVLDVCCGTGTIGLALARKVKRVIGVELCPEAVEDARVNAQDNELSNVEFHCGRAEDLVPALVSRLASQHLVAILDPPRAGLHSKVILAIRRAENIRRLLYVSCNPRAAMGNFVDLCRAPSNRVKGTPFRPVKAVAVDLFPQTPHCEMLILFERVEHPNGTGVLGPHSPPAQPTPGPPDDTQETGAFPLS, encoded by the exons ATGAGTGAGAACCTCGACAACGAG GGCCCAAAGCCCATGGAGAGCTGTGGCCAGGAGAGCAGCAGTGCCCCGAGCTGCCCTACAGCCTCGGTGCTCCCTGCAGACCCGGCAGCcctggaggaggtggagaaagagggCGCTGGAGCAGCTACAGGGCCGGGGCCTCAACCTGGGCTCTACAGCTACATCAGGGATGACTTGTTTACCTCTGAGATCTTCAAACTGGAGCTGCAGAACGTGCCTCGCCACGCCAGCTTCAGCGACGTCCGGCGCTTCCTGGGCCGCTTTGGCCTGCAGCCCCACAAAACCAAACTCTTTGGGCAACCACCCTGCGCCTTTGTGACATTCCGCAGCGCTGCAGAGAGGGACAAGGCCCTGCGCGTTTTGCATGGTGCCCTCTGGAAAGGCCGCCCACTCAGTGTGCGCCTGGCCCGACCCAAGGCCGACCCCATGGCCAGGAGGAAGCGACAGGAGGGTGAGAGTGAGCCACCGGCAACACGAGTGGCCGACGTGGTGACCCCTCTATGGACAGTGCCTTATGCTGAGCAGCTTGAGCGGAAGCAGCTGGAGTGCGAGCAGGTGCTGCAGAAACTCGCCAA GGAAATCGGGAGCACCAACCGTGCCTTGCTGCCCTGGCTGCTTGAGCAGAGGCACAAGCACAACAAGGCCTGCTGCCCACTGGAGGGGGTCAGGCCATCACCCCAGCAG ACTGAGTATCGTAATAAGTGTGAGTTTCTGGTTGGCGTCGGGGTGGATGGGGAGGATAACACCGTGGGCTGTCGGCTCGGCAAGTACAAGGGCGGGACGTGTGCTGTGGCGGCCCCGTTTGACACCGTGCACATCCCCGAAGCCACCAAGCAGGTGGTGAAGGCCTTCCAGGAGTTCATCCG GTCAACTCCATACTCGGCATACGACCCAGAAACATACACCGGCCACTGGAAGCAGCTGACTGTGCGCACCAGCCGCCGCCGTCAGGCCATGGCCATTGCCTACTTCCACCCCCAG AAACTGAGCCCGGAGGAGCTGGCAGAGCTGAAAGCCTCCCTAGCACAGCACTTCACAGCAGGGCCAGGCAGGGCCAGTGGAGTGACCTGCCTCTACTTCGTGGAGGAGGGACAGCG AAAGACTCCCAGCCAGGAGGGCCTGCCCCTGGAGCACATGGCTGGGGACCGGTGCATCCATGAGGACCTGCTAGGGCTGACCTTCCGGATCTCTCCGCACGCCTTCTTCCAG GTGAACACACCCGCAGCTGAGGTGCTCTACACGGTCATTCAGGACTGGGCCCAGCTGGATGCAGGGAGCACGGTGCTGGACGTGTGTTGTGGCACCGGCACCATTGGCCTGGCCCTGGCCCGG AAGGTGAAGAGAGTCATTGGGGTCGAGCTATGCCCAGAGGCCGTGGAGGACGCCCGGGTAAACGCCCAGGACAATG AGTTGAGTAATGTGGAGTTCCACTGCGGGAGGGCCGAGGACCTGGTGCCCGCCCTGGTGAGCAGACTGGCCTCCCAGCACCTTGTGGCCATACTGGACCCACCCCGTGCCGGCTTGC ATTCCAAGGTGATCCTGGCCATCCGCAGAGCCGAGAACATCAGGCGACTGCTGTATGTCTCATGCAACCCCCGGGCAGCCATGGGCAACTTTGTGGA CCTCTGCAGAGCCCCATCTAACCGGGTGAAGGGCACCCCCTTCCGGCCAGTCAAGGCCGTGGCAGTGGACCTGTTCCCACAGACCCCGCACTGTGAGATGCTCATCTTGTTCGAGAGGGTGGAGCACCCCAATGGCACAGGGGTCTTGGGGCCCCACAGCCCTCCAGCTCAACCCACACCAGGACCCCCAGATGATACCCAAGAAACTGGGGCCTTCCCCTTATCCTAG
- the RANBP1 gene encoding ran-specific GTPase-activating protein isoform X4: protein MAAAKDTHEDHDTSTENTDESNHDPQFEPIVSLPEQEIKTLEEDEEELFKMRAKLFRFASENDLPEWKERGTGDVKLLKHKEKGAIRLLMRRDKTLKICANHYITPMMELKPNAGSDRAWVWNTHADFADECPKPELLAIRFLNAENAQKFKTKFEECRKEIEEREKKGDVVPWVGVLLCRLTLHLTVLPGGCFFCLPDKHSRVLWLPHLSRAMQLPGDTGASWGPLSTCQCCWPHIQLGRHWSPGIAWSSPEGAL from the exons ATGGCGGCCGCCAAG GACACTCATGAGGACCATGATACTTCCACTGAGAATACAGACGAATCCAACCATGACCCTCAGTTTGAGCCAATAGTTTCTCTTCCTGAGCAAGAAATTAAAACGCtggaagaagatgaagaggaactttttaaaat GCGGGCAAAACTGTTCCGATTTGCCTCAGAGAACGATCTCCCAGAATGGAAGGAGCGAGGCACTGGTGACGTCAAGCTCCTGAAGCACAAGGAGAAAGGGGCCATCCGCCTTCTCATGCGGAGGGACAAGACCCTGAAGATCTGTGCCAACCACTACA TCACGCCGATGATGGAGCTGAAGCCCAATGCAGGTAGTGACCGTGCCTGGGTCTGGAACACCCATGCTGACTTCGCCGACGAGTGCCCCAAGCCAGAGCTGCTGGCCATCCGCTTCCTGAATGCTGAGA ATGCACAGAAATTCAAAACAAAGTTTGAAGAATGCAGGAAAGAGAtcgaagagagagaaaagaaaggtgaCGTGGTGCCATGGGTGGGGGTGCTTCTTTGCAGACTCACTCTGCACCTGACTGTACTTCCAGGCGGGTGCTTTTTCTGTCTGCCAGATAAACATTCCAGAGTGCTGTGGCTGCCTCACCTATCCAGGGCGATGCAGCTCCCTGGGGACACAGGTGCTTCCTGGGGACCCCTGAGCACTTGTCAGTGTTGCTGGCCTCACATCCAACTGGGCAGGCATTGGAGTCCAGGCATTGCCTGGAGCTCACCAGAAGGTGCTTTATGA